Within Deinococcota bacterium, the genomic segment CGGCCTCGAGTACGAAGCGCGCCTTCGCTCGGAATGGTCATGAAGGCCGTTTTCGACACCAATATCCTCATCGACTATTTGAACGGCATTGCCGAAGCGGCTCGAGAGCTTTCCCGCTACCGCGACAAACTTATCAGCATCATCACCTGGATGGAGGTGCTGGCAGGTGCTAGGGACGCAGATCAGGAGAGGTTTCTGCGGAGGTTTCTAAAGGCGTTCAAGGTGATCCACCTGGACTATGCTGTAGCGGAAGAGGCGATCGGCATTCGCAAAGAGCAGCGCGTGAAGCTGCCGGACGCGATCATCTACGCGACCGCGCGCAGGAACGGTTGCCTGCTGGTGACGCGCAACAGCAAGGATTTCGACCCGGCTTTTCCGGATGTGAGGTTGCCTTACACGCTTTGAACGCCTAGCACCTCTAGTCCTCGAGCAGCATCAACCTTCCTCCCAGGAGG encodes:
- a CDS encoding type II toxin-antitoxin system VapC family toxin; this encodes MKAVFDTNILIDYLNGIAEAARELSRYRDKLISIITWMEVLAGARDADQERFLRRFLKAFKVIHLDYAVAEEAIGIRKEQRVKLPDAIIYATARRNGCLLVTRNSKDFDPAFPDVRLPYTL